Proteins encoded in a region of the Flammeovirga yaeyamensis genome:
- a CDS encoding BatA domain-containing protein, giving the protein MNFVNPAFLYALPLVLVPLIIHLFNFQRSSEVKFTNVAFLQTVKEMSNAQDRLKKILVMIARMLFILIAILAFARPYIPKENGYALLKNDKGKVSIYIDNSYSMQSERNAKTLFDAAKDIGRNIPNVFPVGYNYQILDNRFTGGSRYFMNHDRAEEEIIGLNYSNFTRTLQEVENFTQDAFNREKIDEGKQVFWISDFQKSTIGALENLAFDSATNYHLIPLSADKLENLRIDSVWLDKPFIKQKENNKLYVQISNLGNADVEDREVTLFVDKVQSSNTTINLKAADTQTVEMAFAISDPGNKQCRVSISDYPVDFDNDHYFILNVSPNINIAIISDNPKQYLNTVYQNEPFLNATTFKSNTIDYSATNGADLLILDHVDVINESLNNVILNGIRNGTNIAVFPSENLDIDSYSKAFGTLISKNKIEDGAEMIGTQVPPSRDPFFANVFEKKVKNMSMPEGKPLYQWQGRGVRTLLSYKNSQSFLSIQENALQSNYFASAPLQPEYSNFGRHALFVPVMYRMAILSKTQSDKLSFKFNEKNLRVRFDGLEKGVIYKLKHGDTEIIPSQKVNADVLTFKLPSDDMEAGCYEIVKADNDTASIGYVAFNYAKGESQLNSYTTSDLEKTLESYSNIKIYENIKADSFTQVFNESNIAQPIWKYFLYSALLFLLIEMTLIRFWKTKP; this is encoded by the coding sequence ATGAACTTCGTAAACCCCGCGTTTCTTTATGCACTTCCCTTAGTGTTAGTGCCTTTGATAATTCACTTATTTAACTTCCAACGTTCATCGGAAGTTAAGTTTACCAATGTGGCTTTTTTACAAACCGTAAAGGAGATGTCGAACGCTCAAGATCGTTTGAAAAAAATATTGGTAATGATTGCCCGAATGCTTTTTATCTTAATAGCAATTTTGGCTTTTGCAAGACCTTATATTCCAAAAGAAAACGGATATGCTTTACTTAAAAACGATAAAGGTAAAGTAAGTATCTACATTGACAACTCTTACAGTATGCAAAGTGAGAGAAATGCCAAAACACTATTTGATGCCGCAAAAGACATTGGTAGAAATATACCAAATGTTTTTCCTGTTGGTTACAATTATCAAATTCTAGACAATCGTTTTACAGGTGGTTCACGCTATTTTATGAATCACGATAGAGCAGAAGAAGAAATTATTGGTTTAAACTACTCCAACTTCACTAGGACGCTTCAAGAAGTCGAAAATTTCACTCAAGATGCTTTCAATAGAGAAAAAATTGATGAAGGAAAACAAGTATTCTGGATTTCAGATTTTCAAAAATCAACCATTGGTGCATTAGAAAACTTAGCATTTGATTCTGCAACAAATTATCACCTCATTCCTTTATCAGCTGATAAATTAGAAAACTTAAGAATCGATTCTGTTTGGTTAGATAAACCATTTATCAAGCAGAAAGAAAACAATAAGCTTTACGTTCAAATATCCAATCTTGGAAATGCAGATGTAGAAGATAGAGAAGTGACTCTATTTGTTGATAAAGTTCAATCATCAAACACTACAATTAATCTTAAAGCTGCCGATACACAAACAGTAGAAATGGCTTTTGCGATCAGCGATCCTGGTAATAAACAATGCAGAGTAAGTATTTCTGACTACCCTGTAGATTTTGATAATGACCATTATTTCATTTTAAATGTGTCGCCTAATATCAATATTGCCATTATTTCTGATAACCCTAAACAGTACTTAAACACAGTGTATCAGAATGAGCCTTTCTTGAACGCTACCACTTTTAAATCAAATACTATTGATTACAGTGCCACAAACGGTGCAGATTTATTGATATTGGACCATGTGGATGTTATCAATGAGTCTTTGAATAATGTGATCTTAAATGGAATTAGAAATGGGACGAATATTGCCGTTTTCCCTTCAGAAAATTTAGATATCGATAGTTATTCAAAAGCATTTGGAACACTTATCAGTAAAAATAAAATTGAAGACGGTGCAGAGATGATTGGAACGCAAGTTCCTCCTTCAAGAGATCCTTTCTTTGCCAATGTATTTGAGAAAAAGGTAAAGAATATGAGTATGCCTGAAGGGAAGCCGCTCTACCAATGGCAAGGCAGAGGAGTAAGAACTTTATTGAGCTATAAGAACAGTCAGAGTTTCCTCTCTATCCAAGAAAATGCCCTACAGAGTAACTACTTTGCATCTGCCCCTTTACAGCCAGAATACAGCAATTTTGGGCGTCATGCCTTGTTTGTACCTGTGATGTACCGAATGGCAATACTTAGTAAAACCCAATCCGATAAATTATCATTTAAATTCAACGAGAAAAACCTTAGAGTTCGATTTGATGGATTAGAAAAAGGCGTCATTTATAAACTGAAACATGGCGATACCGAAATTATCCCAAGTCAGAAAGTAAATGCAGATGTACTCACATTCAAATTACCATCTGATGATATGGAGGCAGGCTGCTACGAAATTGTCAAAGCAGATAATGATACCGCCTCAATTGGTTATGTTGCCTTTAACTATGCAAAAGGTGAATCACAATTAAACAGTTACACCACTTCTGATCTTGAGAAGACCCTAGAATCTTATTCCAACATCAAGATCTATGAAAATATTAAAGCAGATAGTTTCACTCAAGTATTTAACGAAAGTAATATCGCTCAACCGATATGGAAATACTTCTTGTATTCTGCCTTATTATTCTTGCTTATTGAAATGACTTTAATTCGATTTTGGAAGACAAAACCTTAA
- a CDS encoding OmpH family outer membrane protein, producing MKKLLLAVGIIATMFACQQPQAQQTASTETVASAMKIAYINNDSLSTYYKFGEDKYNELQKKMEKAQKSLQTRAVKLQGEMQNFEKRARAGLMSQNDIRQKQEQLGLKQQELQAAQQSQAQGLQAEEIAIQTEVRKRVKEFLDNYSADKNYSIVLGYSDGVTSTVIWSTPNVEDITQDVIDGLNKIYEDEQNAQSSEEKGK from the coding sequence GTGAAGAAATTATTATTAGCAGTTGGCATTATCGCAACTATGTTTGCATGTCAACAACCACAAGCTCAACAAACAGCTTCTACTGAGACAGTAGCCTCAGCAATGAAAATTGCTTACATCAACAACGACAGTCTTTCTACATACTACAAGTTCGGTGAGGACAAGTACAATGAATTGCAAAAGAAAATGGAGAAAGCACAGAAGAGCTTACAAACTCGTGCTGTGAAACTTCAAGGAGAAATGCAAAACTTTGAGAAAAGAGCTAGAGCTGGTTTGATGTCTCAAAACGATATTCGTCAGAAACAAGAGCAATTGGGATTAAAGCAACAAGAATTACAAGCAGCTCAACAATCACAAGCACAAGGTTTGCAAGCTGAAGAAATTGCTATTCAAACTGAAGTAAGAAAAAGAGTAAAAGAATTCTTGGATAACTATTCTGCTGATAAAAACTACAGTATTGTATTGGGTTATAGCGATGGTGTTACATCTACTGTAATCTGGTCTACTCCAAATGTAGAAGACATTACACAAGATGTTATCGACGGTTTGAATAAAATCTACGAGGACGAGCAAAACGCTCAATCTTCTGAAGAAAAAGGTAAATAA
- a CDS encoding DUF5684 domain-containing protein gives MNFDFNNIFPLLFFLSLIITLISTWSLFEKAGKPGWAAFIPIYGEIVLLKIVGKPWWYIFFLFIPIINILIYIYISTLLAKSFGKGTIFSVGLYCLPIIFVPYLAFNRSSKYLGPAGTYA, from the coding sequence ATGAACTTTGATTTTAATAACATCTTCCCTTTATTATTCTTCCTATCATTAATTATCACATTAATTTCAACTTGGTCACTTTTTGAAAAAGCTGGTAAACCAGGTTGGGCTGCATTTATACCTATATATGGTGAAATTGTACTATTAAAGATTGTAGGAAAACCTTGGTGGTACATTTTCTTTTTATTTATTCCCATCATCAATATACTGATATACATTTATATCAGTACCTTATTAGCAAAGAGCTTTGGTAAAGGAACTATATTCAGTGTAGGGCTCTATTGTTTACCAATTATTTTTGTCCCTTATCTAGCTTTTAATAGGTCATCAAAGTATTTAGGACCAGCAGGAACTTATGCATAA
- a CDS encoding DUF5684 domain-containing protein, translating into MENSYGIMGTIIYIAVIVLSILAYWKLFEKAGKPGWASIIPIYNAIVLLEIVGKPWWWVLLFLIPVVNIILFIYVTHLFATSYGKDIIYTIGLLLLPFVFGVLMAFDNDTRYVGPTG; encoded by the coding sequence ATGGAAAACTCATATGGTATTATGGGAACGATTATTTATATCGCAGTAATCGTTCTGTCCATACTTGCGTATTGGAAACTTTTTGAAAAAGCTGGTAAACCCGGTTGGGCATCTATTATCCCAATCTATAATGCAATTGTACTTTTAGAAATCGTAGGCAAACCATGGTGGTGGGTTCTATTATTTTTAATCCCTGTGGTGAACATCATTTTATTTATTTATGTCACACACCTTTTTGCTACTAGTTACGGAAAGGATATAATCTATACTATTGGATTACTTTTACTACCCTTCGTTTTTGGAGTGCTAATGGCATTTGATAATGATACAAGATATGTTGGTCCAACAGGATGA
- the uvrA gene encoding excinuclease ABC subunit UvrA: protein MKQQSEAYVEEEIAIYGARENNLKNFDLTFPRNKLVVITGVSGSGKSSLAFDTIYAEGQRRYMESFSAYARSFIGNMERPDVDKIEGLSPVISIEQKTTSRNPRSTVGTTTEIYDFLRLLYARTGEAFSYVTGEKMIKQSEDQIIEFLMSHFDEQKMVILAPVIKGRKGHYRELFVQLRKQGYSKVRIDGEIQDLVPKMQVDRYKTHDIEVVIDRVKVVEKDRFRIAQSIKTAMKEGKGIIVCFFPDAPKKEQVKYFSKFLMDPKSGISYDEPAPNMFSFNSPYGACPTCNGLGEIEEITKEAVIPDDSKSIFSGGIVPLGEYRDIYIFKMIEQHLKQRGFSLTTPINELSDEAIEVVLYGSDEEIEVLSAKDSKYDKAWITQFEGVIPFLKRHANSSSDKVKNWAEEFTIIKKCPTCNGQRLKKESLHFKIAGKNIAELAEMDIKAFGDWINNVDPDLTERQKTIGAEVLKELRKRTGFLIDVGLDYLTLNRSLKTLSGGEAQRIRLATQIGTQLVGVLYILDEPSIGLHQRDNVKLIKALQDLRDLGNSVIVVEHDKDMMLASDYILDIGPKAGLHGGNVVAAGEPSSFLKQHTTTADYLSEKLAIEVPKQRRKGSGNVISLKGANGNNLRNVSVDFPLGKMICVTGVSGSGKSTLIHDTLYPILNQKIYKSKKNPKEYESVEGLNFIDKVIEVDQSPIGRTPRSNPATYTDMFSEIRSLFTNLPESKIRGYKPGRFSFNVKGGRCETCQGAGKKLIEMDFLPDVYVDCEDCKGKRYNRETLEIRYKGKSISDVLNMTVNQAVEFFEAYPKILRKLTALKEVGLGYITLGQHATTLSGGEAQRVKLATELSKKDTGRTFYILDEPTTGLHFEDIQHLLNVLQQLVEKGNTVLVIEHNLDVIKVSDYIIDLGPEGGKGGGQIIAKGTPEQVAKSKKSYTAKFLRDELKNS from the coding sequence TTGAAGCAGCAATCAGAAGCCTACGTTGAAGAGGAAATCGCCATTTATGGTGCGAGAGAAAATAACCTAAAGAATTTTGACCTTACATTTCCAAGAAATAAGCTGGTAGTTATTACTGGGGTTTCTGGAAGTGGGAAATCATCCTTAGCATTCGATACTATATATGCTGAAGGTCAGAGACGTTATATGGAAAGTTTCTCTGCCTATGCCCGTTCCTTTATCGGAAATATGGAGCGTCCTGATGTCGATAAAATCGAAGGATTGAGTCCTGTGATTTCAATTGAACAAAAGACTACATCAAGAAATCCGCGTTCGACGGTGGGTACTACTACAGAGATTTATGATTTTCTCCGTCTACTTTATGCTAGAACAGGTGAAGCATTCTCTTATGTGACTGGTGAAAAAATGATCAAGCAGTCAGAAGATCAAATTATTGAGTTTCTGATGAGTCATTTTGATGAACAAAAAATGGTGATACTTGCTCCTGTGATTAAAGGTAGAAAAGGTCATTATAGAGAACTTTTTGTTCAACTGCGCAAGCAAGGTTACAGTAAAGTGAGAATCGATGGTGAGATACAAGATCTTGTACCCAAAATGCAGGTCGATCGATACAAAACTCACGATATTGAGGTGGTTATCGATCGTGTAAAAGTGGTAGAAAAAGATCGTTTCCGAATTGCTCAGTCTATAAAAACAGCAATGAAGGAAGGAAAAGGTATTATTGTATGCTTCTTCCCTGATGCTCCTAAAAAAGAACAAGTGAAGTATTTCTCTAAGTTTTTGATGGACCCAAAATCAGGAATTTCCTACGATGAACCTGCTCCTAACATGTTCTCCTTCAACTCTCCTTACGGTGCCTGCCCAACGTGTAATGGCTTGGGAGAAATTGAGGAAATTACGAAAGAAGCAGTCATTCCAGACGATAGCAAAAGTATTTTCAGTGGCGGAATCGTTCCTCTTGGTGAATATCGTGATATCTATATTTTTAAGATGATCGAACAACACCTTAAGCAAAGAGGCTTTTCGTTAACTACTCCAATAAATGAGCTAAGTGATGAAGCCATTGAGGTTGTACTTTACGGCTCTGACGAAGAAATTGAGGTACTGAGTGCCAAAGATTCCAAATACGATAAAGCATGGATTACGCAGTTTGAAGGGGTAATTCCATTTTTAAAACGCCACGCCAATAGTAGTTCTGATAAAGTGAAAAACTGGGCGGAGGAATTTACGATCATCAAAAAATGTCCCACTTGTAATGGACAACGATTAAAGAAAGAATCACTGCATTTTAAAATTGCAGGTAAAAATATAGCTGAGTTAGCAGAAATGGATATCAAGGCTTTTGGTGATTGGATCAATAATGTGGATCCTGATTTAACTGAAAGGCAAAAGACCATTGGTGCAGAAGTTTTAAAAGAACTTCGCAAACGTACCGGCTTTTTGATAGACGTAGGTCTAGATTACCTCACGTTAAATAGATCTTTAAAAACACTTTCTGGTGGTGAAGCCCAACGTATTCGTTTGGCTACTCAGATTGGTACTCAGCTTGTCGGCGTATTGTATATTTTAGATGAACCAAGTATCGGTTTACATCAAAGAGACAATGTGAAGCTAATTAAAGCCTTACAAGATCTTAGAGATTTAGGTAACTCCGTAATTGTGGTAGAACACGATAAAGACATGATGCTGGCCTCAGATTATATTTTGGATATTGGTCCAAAAGCAGGCTTACATGGCGGTAATGTCGTTGCTGCAGGAGAACCATCATCATTCCTAAAACAACATACTACCACTGCCGACTACCTAAGCGAGAAATTGGCTATTGAAGTTCCTAAGCAAAGAAGAAAAGGAAGTGGTAATGTTATCTCCCTCAAAGGAGCAAATGGTAACAACCTAAGAAACGTTTCTGTCGATTTTCCTTTGGGTAAAATGATTTGTGTTACGGGTGTATCTGGATCGGGTAAATCTACACTAATTCATGATACATTATATCCAATTTTAAATCAGAAAATCTATAAGTCGAAGAAGAATCCTAAAGAATACGAGTCGGTAGAAGGACTAAACTTTATCGATAAAGTCATTGAGGTAGATCAATCACCTATCGGTAGAACACCTCGTTCCAACCCTGCCACTTATACTGATATGTTCTCTGAAATTAGATCTTTGTTCACAAATCTACCCGAATCGAAGATTAGAGGATATAAACCTGGCCGATTCTCTTTTAATGTAAAAGGAGGTCGTTGCGAAACTTGTCAAGGTGCAGGTAAAAAGTTAATCGAAATGGATTTCCTTCCGGATGTCTATGTCGATTGTGAAGACTGTAAGGGCAAACGTTACAATAGAGAAACACTAGAGATTCGTTATAAAGGAAAATCGATTTCCGATGTTCTAAACATGACAGTGAATCAAGCAGTAGAATTCTTTGAGGCCTATCCAAAAATTCTTAGAAAGTTGACGGCATTAAAAGAAGTGGGATTAGGATATATCACTTTAGGCCAACATGCCACAACCTTATCAGGTGGTGAAGCACAAAGAGTGAAACTAGCGACAGAGTTATCAAAGAAAGATACTGGTAGAACATTCTACATTCTTGATGAACCTACAACGGGTCTTCACTTCGAAGATATCCAACATCTATTAAATGTATTACAGCAATTAGTAGAAAAAGGAAATACGGTATTGGTCATCGAACATAACCTTGATGTGATTAAAGTATCGGATTATATCATCGATCTTGGTCCAGAAGGAGGAAAAGGTGGTGGACAAATCATTGCGAAAGGTACTCCAGAACAGGTCGCAAAAAGCAAGAAAAGCTACACTGCCAAATTTCTTAGAGATGAATTGAAAAATTCTTAA
- a CDS encoding N-acetyltransferase, with protein MQFRSYQSEDKNDILKIFHSNCPKYFDVNDEEYLIDFLDNYTDENYLVVENSNGEIIGCGGHYTKEDRHGIAWVMFESGSLGAPNLITIAKAFYGEMENRIIKEGKNLPIYINTTQLMEKLFNYFGFETYEKIKDGFGEGLDEFKMKKQVAGS; from the coding sequence ATGCAATTCAGATCTTATCAATCAGAAGACAAAAACGATATCTTAAAAATATTTCATTCCAACTGCCCCAAATATTTTGATGTTAACGACGAGGAGTATCTAATCGATTTCTTAGACAATTATACCGATGAAAATTACTTAGTAGTAGAAAATAGTAATGGGGAAATCATTGGCTGTGGAGGTCATTACACCAAAGAAGATAGACACGGCATCGCATGGGTAATGTTCGAAAGTGGAAGTTTAGGAGCACCAAACCTTATCACTATCGCCAAAGCTTTTTATGGGGAAATGGAAAACAGAATCATCAAAGAAGGGAAAAATCTACCGATCTACATCAACACCACTCAACTTATGGAAAAACTCTTTAATTACTTTGGTTTCGAAACCTATGAGAAGATTAAAGATGGATTTGGAGAAGGGTTGGATGAGTTTAAGATGAAAAAGCAGGTAGCAGGGAGCTAA
- the pruA gene encoding L-glutamate gamma-semialdehyde dehydrogenase, producing MAKGFFSVPKAVNEPIKSYAPGTPERAELQAKIEEMSSQKIDIPMYIGSQEVRTDNLGTCVSPHDHQNVVGEYHKGDKDHVTQAINAALGAREAWAELSWEHRASIFLKAADLLAGPYRAKINAATVIGQSKTAHQAEIDSACELIDFLRFNVQFMTEIYQDQPESAPGMWNRLEYRPLEGFIFALTPFNFTAIAGNLPTAPAMMGNTIVWKPSHDQIYSANVLMEVFKEAGVPDGVINLVYVSGPDAGDVIFNHPEFAGLHFTGSTGVFQDLWATIGNNIAKYNTYPRIVGETGGKDFILAHKSATPKGLATAITRGAFEFQGQKCSAASRVYVPNNMWDEVKGYIIDDANDIKNNHMGTPHDFKNFFTAVINEKSFDKCAGYIDRANASDMCEIIAGGGYDKSKGYFVEPTIIVTKDPNYESMVEEIFGPIVTIYVYDAEYFDEAMYLVNNTSTYALTGAIFAQDRYAIELATSKLSNAAGNFYINDKPTGAVVGQQPFGGSRASGTNDKAGSAINLMRWTTPRTLKETFVPPTDYKYPFMG from the coding sequence ATGGCAAAAGGATTTTTCAGCGTACCTAAAGCTGTTAACGAACCGATCAAGAGCTATGCACCGGGTACACCTGAGCGTGCAGAATTACAAGCGAAAATCGAAGAGATGTCATCTCAGAAAATTGACATCCCAATGTACATTGGATCTCAAGAAGTTAGAACAGACAATTTAGGTACTTGTGTATCTCCTCACGATCACCAAAATGTTGTAGGTGAATATCATAAAGGCGATAAAGACCATGTAACTCAAGCAATCAACGCTGCTTTAGGCGCTAGAGAGGCTTGGGCTGAGTTGTCTTGGGAACACCGTGCTTCTATTTTCTTGAAAGCTGCGGATTTATTAGCTGGACCATACAGAGCAAAAATTAATGCTGCAACAGTTATTGGTCAGTCAAAAACTGCTCACCAAGCAGAGATTGATTCAGCATGTGAATTAATCGACTTCTTAAGATTTAACGTTCAATTCATGACTGAGATCTATCAGGATCAACCTGAATCAGCTCCAGGCATGTGGAATAGATTAGAATACCGTCCGTTAGAAGGTTTCATCTTCGCATTGACTCCATTTAACTTCACGGCTATCGCAGGTAACTTACCAACTGCTCCTGCAATGATGGGTAACACTATCGTTTGGAAGCCATCACACGATCAGATTTACTCTGCAAACGTATTGATGGAAGTATTCAAAGAAGCTGGTGTACCTGACGGTGTAATCAACCTTGTTTATGTTTCTGGTCCAGACGCAGGTGATGTGATCTTCAATCACCCAGAATTTGCTGGTCTTCACTTTACAGGTTCAACGGGCGTATTCCAAGATCTTTGGGCTACTATCGGTAACAACATCGCAAAGTACAATACATACCCTCGTATCGTAGGTGAAACAGGTGGTAAAGACTTTATCTTGGCACACAAATCAGCTACTCCAAAAGGTTTAGCCACTGCAATTACTCGTGGTGCATTCGAATTCCAAGGTCAGAAATGTTCTGCAGCTTCTCGTGTATATGTTCCTAATAACATGTGGGATGAAGTGAAAGGTTACATTATCGACGATGCGAACGATATCAAAAACAACCACATGGGTACTCCACATGATTTCAAAAACTTCTTTACTGCGGTAATCAACGAGAAGTCATTTGATAAATGTGCAGGTTATATCGACAGAGCGAATGCTTCTGACATGTGTGAAATCATCGCTGGTGGTGGATACGACAAGTCAAAAGGTTATTTCGTTGAGCCAACAATCATCGTAACTAAGGATCCTAACTACGAATCTATGGTAGAAGAGATCTTTGGACCAATCGTTACTATCTACGTTTACGATGCAGAGTATTTCGATGAGGCTATGTACTTGGTAAACAATACTTCGACTTACGCATTAACAGGTGCTATCTTCGCTCAAGATCGTTACGCGATTGAGTTGGCAACTAGCAAATTGTCGAATGCAGCAGGTAACTTCTACATCAATGACAAGCCAACAGGTGCAGTAGTAGGTCAACAACCTTTCGGTGGTTCTAGAGCATCAGGTACTAACGACAAAGCTGGTTCAGCAATCAACTTAATGCGTTGGACTACTCCAAGAACGTTGAAAGAAACATTTGTTCCTCCAACAGATTACAAATACCCATTCATGGGATAA
- a CDS encoding T9SS type A sorting domain-containing protein: MSMLRSNWTNNYLLNNSSSRLNQTYKYKLDQTEFFIYDDSKEEWTNDYGYVRIEGQYKNNQLIGLTGFSKNNKGEIVVEDNIKLEYSDHLLTSLIFEPESGKYRTEDKLFYDDNSLLIKVENTWYDGDLEETWFVTKYEYNDFQQLVQIDYIEGGYSDLFQTLRYNIFYNEKEQVIKVEKSIFDSEKHQEFEKEEIKYLEYNEVGSLNKETVYSKHFDNDSWMENIYTLSEYLYDDNELVVMNYSFLVSGKVLSSKKVYEFDFDYKRSETLHFFNLDIWDSYNDRNLGQLEYFAKQYTFYRFTNNEFIPIEKEIYSYSEIKDDQEEGGITSTINSIEKDLVIYPNPTSNTLYFKNSTLGNTSTLQLINTNGTVYSFENVYQGLDISNLPKGIYVYKLIDGNNNFQKGKVIIE; the protein is encoded by the coding sequence ATGTCCATGCTAAGAAGTAATTGGACGAATAATTATCTATTAAATAATAGTTCATCAAGGCTGAATCAAACATATAAATACAAGCTAGATCAAACAGAATTTTTCATCTATGATGATTCAAAAGAGGAATGGACTAATGATTATGGATATGTTAGAATAGAAGGGCAGTATAAAAATAATCAACTCATAGGGCTAACAGGCTTTAGTAAAAATAATAAAGGTGAAATTGTTGTAGAGGATAATATAAAACTTGAATATTCTGATCATCTTTTGACTTCGCTAATATTTGAACCTGAATCAGGTAAATATCGTACTGAAGACAAGTTATTCTATGATGATAACTCATTATTGATAAAGGTTGAGAATACTTGGTATGATGGTGATTTAGAGGAGACATGGTTTGTAACTAAATATGAGTACAATGATTTCCAACAGTTAGTACAAATTGATTACATAGAAGGGGGATATAGTGATTTATTTCAAACTTTGAGGTATAATATCTTTTACAATGAGAAAGAACAGGTAATCAAAGTGGAGAAATCAATATTTGATAGTGAGAAGCATCAGGAATTTGAGAAAGAGGAAATTAAATATTTAGAATATAATGAAGTTGGAAGTTTAAATAAGGAAACAGTATATAGTAAACATTTCGATAATGACAGTTGGATGGAAAATATCTATACATTGTCGGAATATCTTTATGATGATAATGAATTAGTGGTGATGAATTATAGTTTTTTAGTATCAGGTAAAGTACTGAGTTCGAAGAAAGTGTATGAATTTGATTTTGATTATAAAAGATCCGAAACTTTACACTTCTTTAATTTAGATATATGGGATTCTTATAATGACAGAAATCTAGGACAATTGGAATATTTCGCTAAACAATATACATTCTATCGCTTTACAAATAACGAATTTATTCCTATTGAAAAAGAAATATACTCTTACTCTGAAATTAAAGATGATCAAGAAGAAGGAGGAATTACTTCAACAATCAACTCAATAGAAAAAGACCTAGTTATTTACCCTAACCCGACGTCTAATACCCTCTATTTTAAAAACAGTACATTAGGTAATACTTCTACACTTCAACTAATCAATACTAACGGAACTGTTTATTCTTTTGAGAATGTATATCAAGGTTTGGATATATCTAATTTACCTAAAGGAATATATGTTTATAAGCTAATCGATGGAAACAACAATTTTCAAAAAGGAAAGGTGATTATTGAATAG
- a CDS encoding 5-oxoprolinase subunit C family protein has protein sequence MSFEIIDGGFLSTIQDNGRWGVQDQGIPVSGFMDVTSANIANAILGNDPNAPMIEMCMKGITLLAHIPFSVSFYGADMELKVNDKINSQGKIITLNPGDQLKIGFSKKGTYGYLAFKGVLDIPKIYNSASTYLPAKFGGYFGRALQKGDRITLLCPEQLPTRHSVIKARNISSENLLECFVGPEWNLLTDQQKQKVINSEFTISKDINRIGYRLEGEKIELGDQKEIISSGMVKGTVQLTSGGDLIIMMADAPTTGGYLRILNLNSKACDSLAQMNTGGKVKFSVTN, from the coding sequence ATGAGTTTCGAAATAATTGATGGTGGATTTCTCTCTACAATTCAGGACAATGGTCGTTGGGGAGTACAAGATCAAGGAATTCCTGTAAGTGGATTCATGGACGTGACCTCTGCCAATATCGCCAATGCTATATTGGGTAATGATCCCAATGCACCCATGATAGAAATGTGTATGAAAGGCATTACTTTATTGGCTCACATTCCATTTTCTGTCTCTTTTTATGGTGCCGATATGGAACTCAAAGTGAATGATAAAATCAATTCCCAAGGAAAAATCATCACTTTAAACCCAGGAGATCAGTTAAAAATAGGTTTTTCTAAAAAAGGCACCTACGGTTATCTTGCTTTCAAAGGAGTACTTGATATCCCTAAAATATATAACAGTGCCTCTACTTACCTACCTGCTAAATTTGGTGGATACTTTGGTAGAGCACTTCAAAAAGGGGATCGTATCACCTTGCTATGCCCTGAGCAATTACCCACAAGACACAGTGTTATTAAAGCCAGAAATATATCATCAGAAAATCTTTTGGAATGTTTTGTTGGCCCTGAATGGAATTTGCTGACCGATCAACAAAAACAAAAAGTTATCAACAGCGAATTCACAATATCAAAAGATATCAACAGAATAGGTTATCGATTAGAAGGTGAGAAAATAGAATTGGGAGATCAGAAGGAAATAATTTCCTCAGGAATGGTCAAAGGCACAGTGCAGTTAACAAGTGGTGGAGATTTAATTATTATGATGGCCGATGCACCCACCACCGGAGGTTATCTTAGAATATTGAACCTTAACAGCAAAGCCTGTGATAGTTTAGCACAGATGAATACAGGAGGAAAAGTAAAATTCAGCGTCACTAATTAA